The Longimicrobiales bacterium nucleotide sequence CGTGACGCGGTGAAGGGGACGCCAGCGGCACAGGATACGCGCAGGGCCATTGCGGCCTCCCGGGCAGGGATTCACAGTATGCGGGCGACACCCTGGCGGCCGCAATCATTCACTGGCTCCGCCTGCCCGGGAAGGTCCGGCCACTGGCGCTCCGCCGTTCGCCGGCGTGAGCGGCGCACCGTTTGCAATCGCTGCCTGCACCGGGCGAAGACCCGGCGGACCCGCACCCCGATACCGGACCGTCCATGCCGATCTCTCTGAAGCCGAAGCACCTGGGCCGCTACACCGACCTGGCGCGTCTGCTCGTGAAATACGGGCGCCGTGACCTCGTGGAGGGATCAGGCCTCGAGGAGGCGCTGCCGAAGGAGGAGCGACCGTCGCGGACGGCGCACGCCCGGGAAAAGGAGGACCCGGATGCGGCGGCGCTGGCTGACGACCTCGAGAAGCTCGGGCCGACCTACATCAAGCTCGGCCAGCTGCTCTCCACGCGCGCGGACATCCTGCCGATCACGTACATGGAAGCGCTGGCGCGGCTGCAGGACAAGGTGGAGCCGTTCCCGTCGCCGATCGCCGAGCAGATCATACAGGACGAGCTCGGGGTGCGCATGTCCAAGCTCTTCGAGACGTTCGAGTCCGAGCCGATCGCGGCCGCATCGCTCGGCCAGGTGCACCGCGCCACGCTGCGCGATGGCCGGCCCGTCGCGATCAAGGTACAGCGACCGGACATCCGTGAACGCATAATGGCCGATCTGGAGGCTTTGAACGAGATCGCTGTGTTCGTCGATGAGCACACCGAGATGGGCCGACGCTACGGCCTCGCGGGCATGCTCGGCGAGTTCCGCGCTTCGCTCCTGCGCGAGCTCGACTACATGCGCGAGGCACAGAACCTCGGCGTGTTCCGCGAGAACATGCGCGAGTACGACCGCATCGTCATTCCCGCCCCGATCATGGACTACACGACATCGCGCGTGCTGACCATGGAATGGGTGGAGGGTGAGAAGGTCACCGACATCCCGCCCGTTCGCCTGATCGAGCTGGATGGTGCCGCACTGGGTGACGTGCTGTTCGAGGCGTACCTGAAGCAGATCCTCGTCGATGGCATCTTCCACGCCGACCCGCACCCCGGCAACGTCTTCCTGACCGATGATGACCGCATCGCACTGATCGATCTGGGCATGGTCGGTTACGTGACGGAGTCAATGCAGGAGAAGCTGCTCAAGCTGCTGATCGCGATCAGCGACGGCAAAGGTGAGGAGGCAGCGAGCACGGCTGCGTCCATGGGCGAGCGTCTGGAGGATTTCAATCGCCAGAAGTACACGCGCGAGATCTCGAACCTGGTCGCGATGCACCGTGACTCGACCATGGGCGACATGGATGTCGGTCGCGTGGTCGTGGAGATCACGCGCATCTCCGGCGAGAACGGCGCGCGCCAGCCGGTCGAGCTGACGATGCTCGGCAAGACTCTGCTCAACCTCGACCGCGTCGCCACCACGCTGGCACCGGACTTCGATGTCAACGAGGCGATTCGCAGCAAGGCCGGATCGCTCATGCGGCGCCGCATGCTGCGGCAGATGTCGCCGACACAGGCGCTCGCCGGTGCACTCGAGCTGAACGAGTTCGTACAGGAGCTGCCCGGCCGGCTCAACCGGCTGATGGATCGCGTCGCCGACAATCGCATCCGGATCAAGGTGGATGCGATCGACGAGACGGAGCTCATCAGCGGCATGCAGAAGATCGCCAACCGCATCACCACCGGACTCATCCTCGCCGCTCTCATCATCGGCGCGGCCATGCTGATGCGGGTACCAACCGCATTCACGATCCTCGGCTATCCCGGATTCGCCATCCTGCTGTTCGTGGGTGCGGTGGTGGGCGGGCTGCTGCTCGTGTACGACATCGTCGAGCACGACAGGAAAGGGCGGCAGTAAGCGTCAGTCGGGCCGACCGCGCAGGCGCTCGAGCGCGGCGCTGATCCGACGCGACAGCAGCAGGTCGTCGGAGATGGCGGCGATCCTCTCCGCATCCCGCCACGCACTTTCCAGCGATGCCAGCTCGCCCTCCAGCGCGCCGCGCTCCACATCCTCATGCACCGCCATCTCGATGGCCAGGCGTATCGCCCCGGGGCGCAGCACGATCGGCACCGGTTCACGCACGCCCGGCACATGTGCGGCGCGCTCCAGGAACGCCGCTGGCGATCCGTCGCGCTCGATCTGTGACACCGCGTCACTGACCACTCTCTTCGACCCACCGAATCGATTCATCGCAGGCAGCAACGCACTCGACGCCCGGTACGCCGCGTCGCCGTGCAGAGCGATTGTCGTACGGCCGTGCGGCACGAGCAGCTCCCAGGGATGGTCCGCTGACTGGCCGAGACGCACTCCCCGCAGGTCCCTGCGCGGCACGTCCACCAGCCGGCCGTCATTCCCCGGGATGCGTGCGATGATGGTGTTTGGACTGCCGTGAATGAGATGACTCGAGAGGCGCGAGAAGCCGCCCATGAACATGAATGTCAGCATGCCCGACGAGACGCCGCCCGCGACGCCGGCACCGAGCACGCCGAGGCCTGCACCCGTACGCAGCACGGCACGGCGGAGGCGGCGGCCGAACTGATCCCCGTAGCGCCACGCGGCGAACTCGGGTCGCTGCGGCTCGCCGATCCGCACCAGCTCGAGGCCGGACTTCAGGCGGGCGAGTCCCACGTTCGGTGTCGACACCCGCAGTCGCGTGGCGCGGTACTGCTCCTCGCACCACTCGATGGCTTCCCACCGCTCCTCGAGCGGGCTCAGGTTCCAGCGCTCGCACGACCGGCACACGACCCACAGCCGACCCTTCCCTGCGTCGAACGCCAGCCGGCGGCCCACGGGGAATATCTCGATGACGTCGTTCCGGCCGAGCGGCGAGTTGCAGAAGATGCACGCGGAATACACGCGGACCGGCTCAGCCGGCGCGTCGCCGCACCGCCGCCACGATCATGTCCACCAGCGCTGCGCGGCGTAGAGCGAGCAGGTCCATCTCGTCGTCACCGACGAGATCGTGGGCCCGCAGGATGTTGCGGAGATGGCTCTCATCCAGCGCACCGAGCTCATCGCGCAGCAGATCCTCTCCCTGGGCGTGGACCTCGAACGGGTTGAGTATGGCATGCGTGGGCTTTACGGCGGCCGCCGCGGTCGCCTTCCCGGTCGTCGGGGTGGCCGCGCGGGTCGGCTCCCCGGGCGCCGGTCCGTCGTAGGTGGGTCGGGTATCCACGGCCCGCGGGCGCCGATCGGGCACCTCCGGCTGCATCGCCCGCTCGAGCGCGCCCTCCAGATACGCTTCGGTCAGGCCCGTGGCCCAGTACTCCAGATCGGGCTTGTTCGGCTGCGTCGTCTCACGGGGGGTGCGCAGGACGGGAGCACCGCTGCCGGGATCGAACTCGATCCAGCCTTCCCACATGTTGTCCGCAGCCTTCCGGCCGCAGACGCGGGCGATGTACGCCCGTCCATCATCCCCGCTGACGGGGCCTTCGAACTGCACCAGCACCACCATGACCGCACCTCCGCAATCGTGAGCCGTCGCGGCGCAGAGCCGCAGATCATCCATCTGCGACCCTCGTGCCACCCGCGCCGGCTCAGGCGGTGTGCCGCGGAAGCGCTGGCTGTCGTCCTTCAGTCGCCGCTGCCGACGGACGCGAGCGCGATGTAGTCGGAGTCGCCGACCTGCAGCCGCACCCACTTGCTCCGCGAGCCGCAGCTCGGGCAGTACACGTACTGGTCGTCGATCATCTGCAGATCGACGCGCGCGTCGCACGCCGGGCACGGCGCGGACACGGTGGGAAAGGCGTCGGGCCGCAAACCGCTCTGCGCCAGGCGCACGCCCATCAGGATACGCGGCAGCCCGAACATCGGGCACATCGAGCCGGTACAGCGCGCGCCGAAATCGAGGCAGACGACCTGTGCGTCGGCGAGCGGTGCCTGCCCTTCATGAGCGGGCGCATCGGTGATGACGACCCGGACATCCTGGTCGCATGCCGAACAATACGCGGTCTGGCTTTGCATGCTGTCCTCCTCTGTGAACGTCACCTGCGCCCGAACCATTCCACTCTCAACATTGCTCCGTCCATCGGCAGATCGAACAGCGGACAGCGAATGCCGAGACACTCCTCCGCGTGCTCGCGGCACACGATGCCCGGGATCACCACGTTCTCCGGATCCGTCTCGTCATACAGGACGGGCCGGACGTACACGTGAACGATACGCTCGAGGGCGTCGCAGTATGCCAGGTGCGTCTCCATCCGTGCCGGCCCTTTCAGCCAGATCCGACGATCTCCGCATCCCCGCCCACCCCACGCAGTACGGCAATGGCATCGTGCGCATTGCGGCTGAACACCGCCGTCGCCGCGGCATCGGCACACATGCACGTGCTGGCGGCGACCGTGAGCGAGTGTACGTTCGTCTCGCGTGGCGCGCCGGTGGCCGGATCCAGCAGATGGTGGTACCGGCGGCCTGCATGATCGAAGTACTGCTCGTAATCACCGGATGTAGCGACCGCGCGATCGCGCAGCATGATCGTTCCGGACAGGCGGGTCGGGTCGTCCGGCGAGCGGATACCGACACTCCAGCCGTCCGCGTCCAGCGGACTGCCGAGCGCGTACAGGTCGCCGCCCACGTTCACGAGACCGTCCGTCACGCCCCAGGTGCGCAGCGCCGCCACAGCGCGATCGACGCCATACCCCTTTGCGATGCCGCCGAGATCGAGCGCGACATCACGGTCGCGGTACCGCACGACATCGCTGCCGCGGAATCGATCCACCTCGATGTGCCGGTGCAGCCTGCGGCCGGCCAGGCGTCGCACCGCGCCCGCCGCCGGCGGTGCGTTGCGCTGCGTCACATCCCACAGCTCCGTCACCCGGCCGAGCGCCGGATCGAAGCTGCCGCCCGCGACACCTGCCCAGCGCAGAGCTGCCGTGATCACGGCAGCGGTGCTCGCGTCAATGGCGACCGGGCCGGCATGTGCCGACACGTTCGCACGACCGATGTCGGAGTCCGCGCGGAACCGCGACATCAGACGCTCGACCCTGTACAGCTCATCCGCCGCCGCCGTCATTGCTGCATGGCCTGCGCGCTCGTCGCGCGTCACCACTATCAGCTCCGCCGTGGTGCCCATCACCGGTACGGTGCGTCGCACTACGCGCCGTCGCGCGACACCCACCCCGAGGGTGGAGACCACGAACGCGCCCGCGCCGAGCACCAGGAACTGACGGCGCGACGGTCCGCGTGCATCATCATGCTGTGTCATTTGTGCTCCCCGCGCTCGCACACCGCGCCGCACGCCCCGCAGTCATGGCTGCAGCCGCCGCGTGTCCTGAGTGCCGCGGCCAGACCGAACAGCGCCGCGAATCCGATGAGTGAGAGTATGATCGTCATGCCTGCCTCATGAGCTGAACAGCCCGGCGAACCCCATGAATGCCAGCGAGAGAGTGCCGGCAATGATCAGTACGACGCCCATCCCGCGCGCCAGATCCGGCACGCTCGCGAGCTCCGTCTGCTCGCGGATTGACGCCATGAGCACGAGCGCGAGCGTCAGCCCGAGCCCCGCACCAATCGCGAAGAACATCCCCTGTGCGAAGTTGTAGCCGCGGTTCGTCTGGAAGATCGCAAGCCCCAGTATCGCGCAGTTCGTCGTGATCAGCGGCAGGTAGATGCCCAGCTCCCGGAACAGCACCGGACTGACTTTCCTGATCGTCATCTCCACGATCTGCACGAGCGACGCGATCACGACAATGAAGGAGATCAGTCGCAGGTAGGGTGCTTCGGCAAGGATGAAGCGGTTGAGGAACCATGCCGCAAACGCCGTCAGCACGAGCACGAAGATGTTGGCGGCACCCATGCGCAGGGCGGTCGACACGCGACCGGACACACCCATGAACGGGCACAGCCCCAGGAACAGCGCCAGGGTGAAGTTGTTGACGACCATCGCCGAGATCAGGATCCATAGCAGGTCGTTCATCGTTCACCTCCAGCGACCACGGGAGTCCGCGCCGGCGTCTGTACCGCCGCCTGATGCAGCCAGCGCCTCGGCTGCGGCCGCTTCACACCGCGCTGCGAGCGCCACGACAGCACGAGCAGCAGGATCCCCAGCGTGAAGAAGCCGCCCGGCGGCAGGATCATGATGATCCACGGCTCGAACTGCGTTCCCATCACGTTGATACCGAGCAGCGTGCCGTTCCCGAGCAGCTCACGGAATCCGCTCATGAGAAGAAGTGCGATCAGGAACCCCGTGCCGGTGCCCATCGCGTCGAGCGCGGAACGGCCGACTGTGTTGCGCGACGAGAACGCTTCCTGGCGACCGAGGATCATGCAGTTCACCACGATAAGCGCGATAAAGGCGCCGAGCGCCTTGTGGATGTCGGGCACGATAGCCGCCAGCAGCATGTCCACGATCGTGACGAACGTTGCGATGATCAGGATGTAGGCGGTGATCCGGACTTCCGCCGGGATCAGCCTGCGCAGGCTGGACACGAGCACGCTCGAGCCGAGCAGCACGAAGAACGTAGCGAGCCCCATGGCCAGGCCGTTCGCCAGACTGTTAGTCACGGCGAGCGCCGGACACAGCCCGAGCATCTGCACGAGCACCGGGTTCTCACGCCAGACACCGCGCAGCAGGTCCTGCTGCGGCGTGGTCGCTCTCATTGTGCGCCTCCAGCCTGTTCCAGCAGCAGCGGCCGCATCTTCTCGATGCGGCGGTTTATGATGCCGATCACCGCACGCGATGAGATCGTAGCACCCGTGATCGTTTCCACCTCGGTATCGTCGCCCGATCCGCTGCCGGGCTTGATCGGCTCGAGCGGAGCACGCGCTCCGTCGAACAGCGCGACCCACGCGGAGTCCTTCACGATCTTGTCGCCGAGCCCCGGTGTTTCCTTGTTGTCCAGCACGCGCATCCCGAGTACCTGCTGCGTAACCGGGTCGTAGCCGAACATGACGTTGATCAGGTCCTGGAAGCCGGGCTCCGCGGCCAGCAGCGCGTAGCCGATCGTGCGGCCGCTGTCGTCGTAGCCCGTCCACACGCGCTCCAGCTTCAGCGTGTCGAGCCCGGCAGGAGGTGTCGGTGTCAGTGCGCCATCGACCACGTAGAGCGTCGTGGTGCGCGCGGGTGCGTGCAGTACTTCGTCGACCGCAGCCGCGATCACGCGTGCCTGGTTCGTCAGGATGCGCGGCTCCGCCCACTGATGGACCGTGACGATGAGCAGTCCCGCGATCGCGCCCGCTGCCGCCAGCGTAGCGACCAGACGCCAGGACTTCGTCCCTTCCCTGCCCTGGCCTGCGGTGCCCGGCGAGTCGCTCATGCGCGCCTCCCGCGCGGCACCGTGCCGAACACACGCGGCCGCGTGAACCGGTTGATGAACGGGACCATCGCGTTCATGAGCAGGATCGCGTACATCACGCCTTCAGGCAGACCGCCCCACGTGCGGATCAGCACGACCAGGGCGCCAATGCCCGCGCCGAAGATCCACGCGCCCAGGCGCGTCACCGGTGACGTCACCATGTCGGTCGCCATGTAGACCGCCCCGAGGACCAGTCCGCCGGAGAACAGCATGAACAGCGGATCCGGGTAGCGGGCGGGATCGATGAGCCGGAGGATGCCGGCCAGCGCAGCAACCGTCGCGAAGATGCTGACGGGGATGCGCCAGTCGAGGTAGCGCTTCCACGCCAGGTATCCACCGCACAGCAGGATCAGCAGTGCGGATGTCTCACCGAGTGAGCCGCCGGTGTTGCCCATGAGCAGCGGCATCAGGTCGGTGCCGGTCTGCTCGAATTTCATGAGTCCGAGCGGTGTCGCCGCAGTCACTACGTCGGGTGCATTACCGCTCATCAGCGGCAGTGCGAAGTTGTCGCCGCGCAGGTCAAAGAGTCCCGCGCCCGCGACGGGCCATGTCGTGATCGCCGCGGGGAACGCCGCCTGGAGGAACGCACGGCCGACGAGCGCCGGGTTGAACACGTTCTGGCCGAGGCCGCCGAAGATGATCTTGCCGAAACCGATCGCCACAACGCCGCCGACGAACGGCATCCAGAGCGGCATGCCGGCGGGCAGGATCAGTCCGAGCAGCAGTCCCGTGATCAGTGCCGAGCCATCACGCAGCGTGCTGCGCGGCCCGGACAGGCGTTCCGTGATGAGAGCACCGGCCACCGCCGCGGAGATGACGAGCAGTGCGCTGATCCCGAAGAAGACCACGGCCGCACCCACGATCGGCATCAGTGAAGCCACGACCGTCCACATGATGCGCATGGTGGAATCCGCGGAGTGCACGTGCGGCGAGGCCGAGAGCTCGAGGCGCGGCGCGTCGGTGTGGAACGCGGCAGGTGTCTGCGTCGGAGTCATGCTCATGCGACCTTCGGCTTCCGGCGCAGCGCCGACTTGCTGAGCGCAAACATCTGCGACAGCGGGATGCCGGACGGGCAGACGTAGGAGCACGAGCCGCACAGCATGCAGTCGGCCAGATTCCACTCCTGCATCTCGTCATAGCGGCCGAGCTGCGCCAGCGCGCCGAGCTGCTGCGGCATCAGGAACACCGGACACGCGTCCACGCACCGGCCGCACCGGATGCAGGGCAGCGTCTCCCGCTGCGCCGTCTCCTCGTGGGTCAGCACTACGATGCCCGTCGTACCCTTGGTCAGCGGCGTGTCCAGGTCCGCCTGCACCATGCCCATCATCGGGCCGCCGAACACGATCTCCGCGGCGCGCTCATTGATGCCGCCGCAGAAGTCGAGCACATCGCGCAAGCGTGTCCCGACCGGGACGATCAGGTTGGACGGACGGTTCACACCGCGACCGGTCACGGTCACGATGCGCTCGATCAGCGGCAGGCCCGTCTCGAAGACTTCTGCGATCGCGGCGATCGTGCCGACATTCTGCACCACGGCCCCGACGTGCACCGGCAGCTTGCCGGACGGCACCTCACGGCCGGTCACGGCGTGGATCAGCATCTTCTCCGCGCCCTGCGGATACTTGACTGTCAGTGATTCCACGGTGATGTCGAGATCCGTGGGAATCGTGGCGCGGAGCGCCGCGACGGCGTCCGGCTTGTTGGCCTCGACACCGATTACGGCGCGCTCCACACCGAGTGCTCGCATCATGATGCGCGCACCGAAATGCACGCGCTCCGGATACTCGACCATCACGCGATGGTCGGTCGTCAGGTACGGTTCGCACTCCGCACCGTTCAGAATCAGCGTTTCGACCTTCGTGTCTTTCGGCGGTGCCATCTTCACGTGCGCCGGGAACGCAGCCCCGCCGAGTCCGACCACACCGGCCTCCTGCACGGCGCGCGCGACCTCGTCGCCCTCCAGCGACTCCCACTCCGGCACCATGCGCGGGCGCGGCAGCTGGGCCGAGTGGCGTTCGACAGCGATATGCACCGCCTCGACCATGCTGCCGTCCGGATGCGGGCACCAGTCGATGCCCGTCACGACACCGGCGGCGCTCGCGTGCATGGGCACCGACATGTAACCGTCCGCCGCCGCGACCTTGTCGCCGCGCTCCACACGGTCGCCACGCTCCACCAGCGGAACCGCCGGCTTGCCGGCGTGCTGGCGCAGCGGCAGCACGATCTCGCGCGGGAACGGCATCCGGCGCACCGGCACTGCTGCCGTCAACTCCTTCCGCTCGGGCGGATGGACACCATGTCGAAATCCGCTCATCGGCCCCGGACCAGGCTTCGGTTTGCAGTTATGGCCGAGGCCGACATGGCCATACGGCCCGAACCCGCGCATTCCGGCTGCGGCGCGGGACATTCCCCGGTCAGGATCGGCCATAACCGCAGACCGAAGCCTGGTCCGGGAATCAATTGAACGGCTTCGCGCGCTCGATCCACTTCGCCAGATCCTTCTCGTTCGGGTTGAGCGGCGTTCCCGGATGGATCAGGCCGGCCGGGCACCGCTCCGCCGCCTGCACCAGCTGCGCGAACGTTCCCGCACGCGCGTCCTTGATGTACGCCTGCTTGTTGTCGTCGTAGGCGAACATCTTTCCGTTCAGGTTCGTGCATTCGTTGCACGTCGTGCAGCGATCGGTGTCGATGTACGGCTCCAGGGCCATGTCATCATCGGCATCCTCCACCGCGGGCGCCGCGGCGGGAGCTGCCGTCGCCGCTGCGACAGCACCGTTGCCGGCGACGGGAGGTGCGGTGGCGGCGGCCATGACACTGCCGTCGGCAGTGCCAGCCTGCTGGACAGGCATCCCTGCCGCCGCCGTCACCGCAGAGCCGTTTGGCCCGGTCGGTATCCCCAGCACATCGGCGCCGATCGGCTCGACGTGCATGCGACCCGCCTCGGCCACGATCTCGGAGATCGTACGTCCCGCGTTGCCGCGCATGAGCGACTCCGCCATGCGCCGTGCCACCACGCGCGGGTAGGTCGACTTGAGCTCCGCAATGCGCTGCTCGAACTCCGCCGTCATGGCGGCGATGCGCGCGTCGTATTCCGCTTCGAGGGACTGCGTGATCGTGTCCCGCACCGTCTGGGGCACCACCACACCCGCCATCTCGCGCAGCTGGCCCCACAGCATGAGGCGCTCCTGCGCCAGCGTGACGATCTCCTCCGCGACACTGAGCCGGCGCAGGTGACCCTCACGATCGACCGCGTGCACGAACGGCGTCTTGCCCTCGCGCTCGTCC carries:
- a CDS encoding ferredoxin; this encodes QASATHLIGGVIKGLNSRRPAVFSIYTPCPVEHGLPDEWAPHGARLALESRAFPYLTYDPDAGTSMTECLSLEGNPAVDDLWPMYKLSYTDDSGTHELELPLTIADWAATEARFRKHFRDVPADSWNEDMVVFHEYLQLGADEREGKTPFVHAVDREGHLRRLSVAEEIVTLAQERLMLWGQLREMAGVVVPQTVRDTITQSLEAEYDARIAAMTAEFEQRIAELKSTYPRVVARRMAESLMRGNAGRTISEIVAEAGRMHVEPIGADVLGIPTGPNGSAVTAAAGMPVQQAGTADGSVMAAATAPPVAGNGAVAAATAAPAAAPAVEDADDDMALEPYIDTDRCTTCNECTNLNGKMFAYDDNKQAYIKDARAGTFAQLVQAAERCPAGLIHPGTPLNPNEKDLAKWIERAKPFN
- a CDS encoding electron transport complex subunit E; translated protein: MRATTPQQDLLRGVWRENPVLVQMLGLCPALAVTNSLANGLAMGLATFFVLLGSSVLVSSLRRLIPAEVRITAYILIIATFVTIVDMLLAAIVPDIHKALGAFIALIVVNCMILGRQEAFSSRNTVGRSALDAMGTGTGFLIALLLMSGFRELLGNGTLLGINVMGTQFEPWIIMILPPGGFFTLGILLLVLSWRSQRGVKRPQPRRWLHQAAVQTPARTPVVAGGER
- a CDS encoding RnfABCDGE type electron transport complex subunit D, whose product is MSMTPTQTPAAFHTDAPRLELSASPHVHSADSTMRIMWTVVASLMPIVGAAVVFFGISALLVISAAVAGALITERLSGPRSTLRDGSALITGLLLGLILPAGMPLWMPFVGGVVAIGFGKIIFGGLGQNVFNPALVGRAFLQAAFPAAITTWPVAGAGLFDLRGDNFALPLMSGNAPDVVTAATPLGLMKFEQTGTDLMPLLMGNTGGSLGETSALLILLCGGYLAWKRYLDWRIPVSIFATVAALAGILRLIDPARYPDPLFMLFSGGLVLGAVYMATDMVTSPVTRLGAWIFGAGIGALVVLIRTWGGLPEGVMYAILLMNAMVPFINRFTRPRVFGTVPRGRRA
- the rsxC gene encoding electron transport complex subunit RsxC, translated to MSGFRHGVHPPERKELTAAVPVRRMPFPREIVLPLRQHAGKPAVPLVERGDRVERGDKVAAADGYMSVPMHASAAGVVTGIDWCPHPDGSMVEAVHIAVERHSAQLPRPRMVPEWESLEGDEVARAVQEAGVVGLGGAAFPAHVKMAPPKDTKVETLILNGAECEPYLTTDHRVMVEYPERVHFGARIMMRALGVERAVIGVEANKPDAVAALRATIPTDLDITVESLTVKYPQGAEKMLIHAVTGREVPSGKLPVHVGAVVQNVGTIAAIAEVFETGLPLIERIVTVTGRGVNRPSNLIVPVGTRLRDVLDFCGGINERAAEIVFGGPMMGMVQADLDTPLTKGTTGIVVLTHEETAQRETLPCIRCGRCVDACPVFLMPQQLGALAQLGRYDEMQEWNLADCMLCGSCSYVCPSGIPLSQMFALSKSALRRKPKVA
- a CDS encoding AarF/UbiB family protein; the protein is MPISLKPKHLGRYTDLARLLVKYGRRDLVEGSGLEEALPKEERPSRTAHAREKEDPDAAALADDLEKLGPTYIKLGQLLSTRADILPITYMEALARLQDKVEPFPSPIAEQIIQDELGVRMSKLFETFESEPIAAASLGQVHRATLRDGRPVAIKVQRPDIRERIMADLEALNEIAVFVDEHTEMGRRYGLAGMLGEFRASLLRELDYMREAQNLGVFRENMREYDRIVIPAPIMDYTTSRVLTMEWVEGEKVTDIPPVRLIELDGAALGDVLFEAYLKQILVDGIFHADPHPGNVFLTDDDRIALIDLGMVGYVTESMQEKLLKLLIAISDGKGEEAASTAASMGERLEDFNRQKYTREISNLVAMHRDSTMGDMDVGRVVVEITRISGENGARQPVELTMLGKTLLNLDRVATTLAPDFDVNEAIRSKAGSLMRRRMLRQMSPTQALAGALELNEFVQELPGRLNRLMDRVADNRIRIKVDAIDETELISGMQKIANRITTGLILAALIIGAAMLMRVPTAFTILGYPGFAILLFVGAVVGGLLLVYDIVEHDRKGRQ
- a CDS encoding Rnf-Nqr domain containing protein, whose protein sequence is MNDLLWILISAMVVNNFTLALFLGLCPFMGVSGRVSTALRMGAANIFVLVLTAFAAWFLNRFILAEAPYLRLISFIVVIASLVQIVEMTIRKVSPVLFRELGIYLPLITTNCAILGLAIFQTNRGYNFAQGMFFAIGAGLGLTLALVLMASIREQTELASVPDLARGMGVVLIIAGTLSLAFMGFAGLFSS
- a CDS encoding FAD:protein FMN transferase, which encodes MTQHDDARGPSRRQFLVLGAGAFVVSTLGVGVARRRVVRRTVPVMGTTAELIVVTRDERAGHAAMTAAADELYRVERLMSRFRADSDIGRANVSAHAGPVAIDASTAAVITAALRWAGVAGGSFDPALGRVTELWDVTQRNAPPAAGAVRRLAGRRLHRHIEVDRFRGSDVVRYRDRDVALDLGGIAKGYGVDRAVAALRTWGVTDGLVNVGGDLYALGSPLDADGWSVGIRSPDDPTRLSGTIMLRDRAVATSGDYEQYFDHAGRRYHHLLDPATGAPRETNVHSLTVAASTCMCADAAATAVFSRNAHDAIAVLRGVGGDAEIVGSG
- a CDS encoding FMN-binding protein; the encoded protein is MSDSPGTAGQGREGTKSWRLVATLAAAGAIAGLLIVTVHQWAEPRILTNQARVIAAAVDEVLHAPARTTTLYVVDGALTPTPPAGLDTLKLERVWTGYDDSGRTIGYALLAAEPGFQDLINVMFGYDPVTQQVLGMRVLDNKETPGLGDKIVKDSAWVALFDGARAPLEPIKPGSGSGDDTEVETITGATISSRAVIGIINRRIEKMRPLLLEQAGGAQ